One region of Actinomycetota bacterium genomic DNA includes:
- a CDS encoding excinuclease ABC subunit UvrA — MSMATRTETQPPALYAADSHDLIRVQGARVNNLKDVSVELPKRRLTVFTGVSGSGKSSLVFGTIAAESQRLINETYSAFVQGFMPT; from the coding sequence ATGAGCATGGCCACGAGGACGGAGACGCAGCCGCCTGCGCTGTACGCTGCCGACAGCCACGATCTGATCCGCGTGCAGGGCGCGCGCGTGAACAACCTCAAGGACGTCAGCGTCGAGCTCCCGAAGCGCCGGCTGACGGTGTTCACCGGCGTCTCCGGCTCGGGCAAGAGCTCGCTGGTGTTCGGCACGATCGCCGCGGAGTCGCAGCGGCTGATCAACGAGACCTACAGCGCCTTCGTGCAGGGCTTCATGCCGACGC